The following proteins come from a genomic window of Excalfactoria chinensis isolate bCotChi1 chromosome 6, bCotChi1.hap2, whole genome shotgun sequence:
- the RRP12 gene encoding RRP12-like protein, translating to MARCGRLRAGTAAKLRRWRKGHSSDCNPETRRHRLAARSCFYSRPAEKSNLTVDAVKLHNELQSGALRVQQPSGSSQLPMEEGDTAEAATQRSSGTFLSGLSDCTNVTFSKVQRFWESNSAAHKEICAVLAAVTDVIRSQGGKETETEYFAALMTTLEAVDSPESVAAVAYLLNLVLKRVPSPVLIKKFSDASKAFMSIISSQACSGSTSALRWVLSCLATLLRKQDLAAWSYPVTLQVYHGLLSFCVHTKPKVRKAAQHGVCSVLRGSEFMFGDEAPEHHPAAPSSAKFCVQEIEKAGGTKEATTTLHVLALLRDLLPCFPAAVLKMCCETLLRVMTLSHVLVTACAMQAFHSLFSAQPRTSCLPAELNAQIITALYDYVPNASDLQPLLTWLATMEKAHVNLGRLQKDLCWAHLPRLFSATMNCFLSPHSQVVAAAAQTLETLLNECIAPHMDELRNVSASAPAPGSYLCKMFRSVEEGLTYRFHAAWDGVLQVLEVFFEVCGKQCYPIMRKCLQSLCDLRLSPHFPYTAEVDRAVGAAVGAMGPEVLLEAVPLQIDGKEETLDFPRSWMLPVLRDYVQGARLGFFTSYFLPLAATLKSRALEFAQAGKSLESKIYDTLQWQVWTLLPGFCTRPTDVVEAFKGLARTLGMAISERPDLRPTVCQALRTLIHHGCGTDAERAEVGRFAKNFLPILFNVYSQPEDDGGSSSQRRSVLDTVRAYLTITDPQMVCGFLQKASEKLTSPESSEFARLSILDLVVAMSPYASEQALDSLYQTIQPSLQSKDHSMQKKAYRVLEEVCAAPHAPCQAFVHSHLEELQTVLLDSLKSAASPAKRPRLKCLFHIVKQLSAKHEPFITALVPEVILCTKEVSVGARKNAFMLLVEMGHAFIRFGPTPQEAMERFLLLVYAGLTGSVTMISCTVLALTRLFFEFKDHMELSVVEQLLKNICLLLGSRTRDVVKAALGFLKVMLFVVDTTVLAKHVQTMLEAIGNLSDDMRRHFRMKLRNLFTKFMRKFGFELVQGLLPAEFHKVLVNIRKAEARSRKQRALKQAAAEEEEEEEAPAQPKGDSMEEILADSEEEEEEEEERRRGKVRKKQARQKGQAWLKEGEEDEPLNFLDPNVSQRVLATEPNLKRSRGVKHDFQVSEDGRLIIHDEEEEVDNNETKGVDEEVADVLEEVGLRSKKSQKRRFREEPDDDEPETGTYSQYRAGGSGIHRPLDKKPAFGAEYRSKKGKGDVKKKGQLDPYAYIPLNRAKLNKRKQAKMQGQFKGLMKGAQRGAKAGRKNRLKDRRP from the exons ATGGCGCGGTGCGGGAGGCTGCGGGCGGGTACCGCCGCTAAGTTGCGTCGGTGGCGGAAGGGACACAGCAGCGATTGCAACCCCGAGACCCGGCGGCACCGCCTGGCGGCGAGAAGCTGCTTCTACAGCCGGCCTGCCG AGAAAAGCAATCTGACGGTGGATGCGGTGAAGCTGCACAATGAGCTGCAGTCAGGAGCCCTGCGTGTGCAGCAGCCAAGCGGCAGCTCTCAGCTGCCCATGGAGGAGGGCGATACCGCTGAGGCCGCCACCCAGAGATCGTCCGGCACCTTCCTGAGCGGGCTGAGCGACTGCACCAACGTTACCTTCAGCAAGGTGCAGCGCTTCTGGGAGTCCAACTCCGCCGCACACAAAGAG ATCTGTGCCGTGCTGGCAGCTGTGACAGATGTGATTCGCTCGCAGGGGGGCAAAGAAACTGAGACTGAGTATTTTGCTGCGCTG ATGACCACGCTGGAGGCAGTGGATTCCCCTGAGTCGGTGGCTGCCGTTGCCTACTTGCTCAACCTTGTCTTGAAGCG AGTCCCCAGTCCAGTACTCATAAAGAAGTTTTCAGATGCTTCAAAAGCCTTCATGAGTATCATATCCTCACAGGCCTGCAGCGGCTCCACCTCTGCACTGCGATGG GTCCTCTCATGCCTGGCTACTCTGCTGCGAAAACAGGATTTGGCAGCCTGGAGCTACCCTGTCACCCTCCAGGTCTACCACGGCTTGCTGAGCTTCTGTGTTCATACCAAACCCAAG GTTcggaaagcagctcagcacggTGTGTGCTCAGTCCTGAGGGGGAGTGAGTTCATGTTTGGAGATGAGGCTCCTGAGCACCATCCTGCAGCGCCCTCCAGCGCCAAGTTCTGTGTGCAGGAGATTGAAAAAGCTGGAG GCACCAAGGAGGCTACCACCACACTGCATGTGCTGGCCCTCCTGCGGGACCTGCTGCCCTGCTTCCCTGCGGCTGTGCTGAAGATGTGCTGTGAGACCCTGCTCAGAGTCATGACCCTCAGCCATGTG CTGGTGACAGCGTGTGCCATGCAGGCCTTCCATAGCCTGTTCAGTGCTCAGCCCAGAACGTCCTGCCTGCCAGCCGAGCTCAATGCCCAGATCATCACC GCGCTGTATGACTACGTGCCCAATGCCAGCGACCTGCAGCCGCTGCTTACCTGGCTGGCTACCATGGAGAAGGCACATGTCAACTTGGGCAG actgcaGAAGGACCTGTGCTGGGCTCACCTGCCCCGTCTCTTCTCGGCCACCATGAATTGCTTCCTGTCCCCACACTCACAGGTggtggcagctgcagcacagacccTTGAG ACCCTCCTGAATGAGTGCATTGCTCCTCACATGGACGAACTGCGCAATGTCTCTGCATCTGCCCCAGCCCCTGGTTCCTATCTGTGTAAGATGTTCAG GTCGGTGGAGGAAGGCCTAACGTACCGTTTCCACGCAGCATGGGATGGCGTGCTGCAAGTACTGGAGGTTTTCTTTGAAGTGTGTGGGAAGCAGTGCTATCCCATCATGAGGAAG TGCCTGCAGTCCCTGTGCGACCTGCGCCTCTCTCCGCACTTCCCCTATACTGCTGAGGTGGACCGGGCAGTGGGGGCTGCCGTGGGTGCCATGGGCCCTGAagtgctgctggaagctgtgccactgcagatCGACGGCAAGGA GGAGACACTGGATTTCCCCCGCAGCTGGATGCTGCCTGTGCTGCGGGACTACGTGCAAGGTGCACGGCTTGGCTTCTTCACCAGCTACTTCCTGCCCTTGGCAGCCACTCTAAAGAGCAGAG CCTTGGAATTTGCCCAGGCTGGGAAGAGCCTGGAGTCCAAGATCTACGACACACTGCAGTGGCAG GTATGGACACTGCTGCCTGGCTTCTGCACCCGCCCCACAGATGTGGTGGAGGCCTTCAAAGGGCTGGCACGCACCCTGGGCATGGCCATCAGCGAGCGCCCGGACCTCCGCCCCACCGTGTGCCAGGCCCTACGCACCCTAATCCACCACGGCTGTGGGACAG atgCAGAGCGAGCAGAAGTGGGTCGTTTTGCCAAAAATTTCCTGCCCATCCTATTCAATGTGTATAGCCAGCCTGAGGACgatggaggcagcagcagtcagcGCCGCTCCGTGCTGGACACTGTGCGTGCCTACCTGACCATCACAGACCCACAG ATGGTGTGTGGGTTCCTGCAGAAAGCCAGTGAGAAGCTGACCAGTCCTGAGAGCTCAGAGTTTGCCAG GCTCTCCATCCTGGACCTGGTGGTGGCAATGTCTCCCTATGCCAGCGAACAGGCCCTGGACTCCCTGTACCAGACCATCCAGCCTTCTCTCCAG AGCAAGGACCACAGCATGCAGAAGAAGGCATACCGTGTGCTGGAGGAAGTATGTGCTGCCCCACACGCCCCGTGCCAGGCCTTTGTCCACTCACACCTGGAAGAGTTGCAGACAGTGCTGCTGGATTCACTCAAGAGCGCAGCATCCCCAGCCAAGAGG CCCCGGCTGAAGTGCCTGTTCCACATTGTGAAGCAGCTCTCAGCCAAGCACGAACCCTTCATCACCGCCCTGGTCCCAGAG GTCATTCTGTGCACCAAAGAGGTGTCAGTGGGAGCCCGCAAGAATGCCTTCATGCTGCTGGTGGAGATGGGACATGCCTTCATCCGCTTTGGGCCCACTCCCCAAG AGGCTATGGAGCGGTTCCTGCTCTTGGTCTACGCGGGGCTGACAGGTTCGGTCACCATGATCAGCTGTACGGTGCTGGCACTCACACGTCTGTTCTTTGAGTTTAAAG ATCACATGGAGCTGAGCGTggtggagcagctgctgaagaacATCTGCTTGCTGTTGGGCTCTCGCACACGTGATGTGGTGAAGGCTGCCCTGGGCTTCCTCAAAGTCATGCTGTTTGTGGTTGACACCACAGTGCTGGCAAAGCACGTCCAGACCATG ctggaggCCATAGGCAACCTTTCAGATGACATGAGGCGCCACTTCCGCATGAAGCTGAGAAACCTCTTCACCAAATTCATGCGCAAATTCGG CTTCGAGCTGGTGCAGGGACTGCTGCCAGCTGAGTTCCACAAGGTTCTGGTGAACATCCGCAAGGCTGAAGCTCGCAGCCGCAAGCAGCGTGCCTTGAagcaagcagctgcagaggaggaggaggaggaagaggcacCAGCCCAGCCCAAGGGAGACAG CATGGAGGAGATCCTGGCAGActcagaagaggaagaggaggaggaggaggaacgGCGGCGGGGCAAGGTTCGGAAAAAACAAGCACGGCAGAAGGGCCAGGCGTGGCtgaaagaaggggaagaggaTGAGCCGCTCAACTTTCTGGACCCCAATGTGTCACAGCGAGTGCTGG CCACCGAGCCAAACCTGAAGAGGTCCAGAGGAGTGAAGCACGACTTCCAGGTGTCTGAGGATGGGCGCCTGATCATCCatgatgaggaggaggaggtggacaACAATGAAACCAAAG GAGTGGACGAGGAGGTGGCAGATGTGCTGGAAGAAGTGGGCCTTCGCAGT aagaaaagccagAAGCGCCGGTTCAGAGAAGAGCCAGATGATGATGAACCAGAGACTGGGACCTACTCTCAGTATAGAG CTGGAGGCTCTGGAATCCACCGGCCACTAGACAAGAAGCCAGCCTTTGGTGCAGAGTACAGATCCAAG aaagggaaaggtgATGTGAAGAAGAAGGGCCAGCTCGACCCTTATGCCTACATCCCCCTGAACAGAGCTAAACTCAACAAAAG gAAGCAGGCAAAAATGCAGGGCCAGTTCAAGGGCCTCATGAAGGGTGCCCAGCGCGGGGCCAAGGCTGGCCGCAAGAACCGTCTGAAGGACCGTCGCCCttga